In one window of Cyanobacteriota bacterium DNA:
- a CDS encoding 50S ribosomal protein L23, translating into MAKIPTQFDLRTLPDLIRRPIITEKATLLLENNQYTFEVVASATKPEIKAAIEYLFDVKVASVNTQNPPRQQRRMGKFLGYRPHYKKAVVKLAPGDSITLFPEV; encoded by the coding sequence GTGGCTAAAATCCCAACTCAGTTCGACCTGCGTACCTTACCCGATTTGATTCGTCGTCCCATCATTACTGAAAAGGCAACGCTGTTGCTAGAAAACAATCAGTACACCTTTGAGGTTGTTGCGTCAGCCACTAAGCCGGAAATCAAAGCCGCGATCGAATATCTGTTTGATGTCAAAGTAGCGTCTGTTAACACCCAAAACCCCCCTCGGCAACAGCGCCGCATGGGCAAGTTCTTGGGCTATCGCCCTCACTATAAGAAGGCAGTCGTCAAGCTAGCTCCGGGTGATTCTATCACGCTCTTCCCAGAGGTTTAA